The following are encoded together in the Pleurocapsa sp. FMAR1 genome:
- a CDS encoding Coenzyme F420 hydrogenase/dehydrogenase, beta subunit C-terminal domain, producing the protein MTVSPHKKAKALKPGSRRPAKELCSECGLCDTYYVHYVKEACAFLNQQIAELETVAHGRSRDLDNKDEWYFGVSQEMMAARNSKPIEGAQWTGIVSAIACEMLEQGLVEGVVCVQNTPEDRFQPMPVIARTPQEVLAAKVNKPTLSPNLNVLEQIEQSGMKRLLVIGVGCQIQALRAVEQELGLEKLYVLGTPCVDNVSRQGLQKFLDTTSRSPETVVHYEFMQDFRIHFKHEDGSIEKVPFFGLKTNQLKDVFAPSCMSCFDYVNSLADLVVGYMGAPFGWQWIVVRNQTGKEMLNLVEDRLDTQPVMSQGDRTSAVQQSIPAYDKGVTLPMWAAKMMGVVIERIGPKGLEYARFSIDSHFTRNYIYLKRNYPQKLEQHVPDYAKKIVGQYKLPE; encoded by the coding sequence ATGACTGTTTCTCCTCACAAAAAAGCCAAGGCACTTAAGCCAGGTAGTCGTCGTCCTGCTAAAGAACTGTGTAGTGAATGTGGACTCTGCGATACATATTATGTTCATTATGTTAAAGAAGCCTGTGCTTTTCTCAATCAACAGATTGCTGAATTAGAAACAGTTGCTCATGGACGTAGCCGTGACTTAGATAATAAGGACGAATGGTATTTTGGCGTTAGTCAAGAAATGATGGCTGCGCGGAACTCAAAACCGATTGAGGGAGCGCAATGGACAGGAATCGTTAGTGCGATCGCCTGTGAAATGTTAGAACAGGGACTGGTTGAAGGGGTAGTTTGTGTACAAAACACCCCCGAAGATCGTTTTCAACCAATGCCAGTAATTGCCCGTACTCCCCAAGAGGTTTTGGCAGCCAAGGTAAACAAACCCACCCTTTCTCCTAACTTAAATGTCTTAGAACAAATCGAACAGTCGGGGATGAAACGTTTGCTGGTCATTGGCGTAGGCTGTCAGATTCAGGCACTAAGAGCCGTAGAGCAGGAATTAGGTCTAGAAAAACTCTATGTCTTGGGTACACCCTGCGTTGATAACGTCAGTCGTCAAGGGTTGCAGAAGTTTCTCGATACAACCAGTCGTTCTCCAGAAACAGTAGTGCATTATGAATTTATGCAGGACTTTCGGATTCACTTTAAACATGAAGATGGTTCGATTGAAAAAGTCCCTTTCTTCGGTTTAAAAACTAATCAGCTAAAAGATGTTTTTGCTCCTTCGTGTATGAGTTGCTTTGATTACGTCAATTCCTTGGCAGATTTGGTTGTGGGCTATATGGGTGCGCCTTTTGGTTGGCAATGGATTGTAGTTCGCAACCAGACTGGTAAAGAAATGCTGAATTTAGTTGAAGATCGCCTAGATACTCAGCCTGTGATGTCTCAAGGCGATCGCACTTCTGCTGTACAGCAAAGTATTCCTGCTTATGATAAGGGGGTCACCTTACCTATGTGGGCTGCAAAAATGATGGGAGTTGTCATCGAGCGTATTGGTCCTAAAGGATTAGAATATGCCCGTTTTTCCATTGATTCTCACTTTACTCGCAACTATATTTATCTCAAACGCAACTATCCTCAGAAATTAGAACAGCACGTGCCTGATTACGCCAAAAAAATTGTTGGGCAATATAAATTGCCTGAATAG
- a CDS encoding adenosine deaminase, translated as MNKFIQDLPKAELHLHIEGTLEPEMMFELAQRNNIDLPYKSVSEVKEAYNFEDLQSFLDIYYQGSQVLQQEQDFYDLTWAYLQKANRQNVRHTEIFFDPQSHTDRGIEFTTVYQGIYRALQDGKTQLGISSQLILSFLRHLSAEQAFATLEQALAYRDTIVAVGLDSAEQNNPPSKFKEVFDKAQAEGFLTVAHAGEEGPPEYIWEAINLLNVSRIDHGVRSLEDPKLLDYLVDRQVPLTVCPLSNVELKVFDSMTEHNLKQLLDLGICATVNSDDPAYFGGYIAENYQAAQAALDLSKQELYQLAKNSFQASFLPSESKHRLISELDDYLETAKL; from the coding sequence ATGAACAAATTTATCCAGGACTTACCCAAAGCAGAACTTCATTTACACATAGAAGGTACACTTGAGCCTGAAATGATGTTTGAGTTGGCTCAACGTAACAATATAGATTTACCCTACAAATCGGTGTCCGAAGTAAAAGAAGCCTATAATTTTGAAGACCTGCAATCTTTTCTGGATATTTACTATCAGGGGTCGCAAGTATTACAGCAAGAACAAGATTTCTACGATTTGACTTGGGCATATCTGCAAAAAGCCAACCGTCAAAATGTGCGTCATACAGAAATATTTTTCGATCCGCAGTCTCATACAGACAGAGGAATTGAGTTTACAACCGTCTATCAAGGAATTTATCGAGCCTTACAGGACGGTAAAACTCAACTTGGTATTTCTAGTCAGTTAATTCTTTCTTTTCTGCGTCATCTCAGTGCCGAGCAAGCATTTGCTACTTTAGAACAGGCACTAGCTTATAGAGATACTATAGTAGCAGTCGGTTTGGATTCTGCCGAACAAAACAATCCACCTTCTAAGTTTAAAGAAGTCTTTGATAAAGCTCAAGCAGAAGGCTTCTTAACTGTCGCCCATGCAGGAGAAGAAGGACCTCCAGAATACATCTGGGAAGCAATTAATTTGCTCAATGTGTCTCGTATCGATCATGGTGTTCGCAGTCTCGAAGATCCAAAATTACTTGACTATTTAGTAGATCGACAAGTTCCGTTGACGGTCTGTCCTTTATCTAATGTTGAGCTTAAAGTGTTTGATTCGATGACTGAACATAATCTCAAACAACTTTTGGACTTGGGCATTTGCGCTACGGTCAATTCTGACGACCCTGCCTATTTTGGCGGCTATATTGCCGAAAATTATCAAGCAGCACAAGCAGCGTTAGATTTAAGCAAACAAGAGCTTTATCAGTTGGCAAAAAATTCTTTTCAAGCTTCTTTTTTGCCTTCAGAGTCTAAACACCGATTAATTTCTGAATTGGATGATTATTTGGAAACAGCCAAACTTTAG
- a CDS encoding DUF1830 domain-containing protein, with the protein MSQTLDPLPNDENDSILCCYVNATSQIQIARITNISNWYFERVVFPGQRLVFEANIKAILEIHSGMMASSILSDTIPCLRLALQAIDEKEKKNQKDKQIENNSQNSQEVSTSFNISV; encoded by the coding sequence ATGTCTCAAACTTTAGACCCCCTGCCAAATGATGAAAATGACAGCATTCTATGTTGTTATGTAAATGCAACTAGCCAAATTCAGATCGCTAGAATTACTAATATATCGAATTGGTATTTTGAACGAGTCGTATTTCCTGGTCAAAGGTTAGTGTTTGAAGCAAATATCAAGGCTATTTTAGAAATACATTCGGGAATGATGGCAAGCTCAATACTTTCTGACACTATTCCTTGCCTTAGACTTGCTTTACAGGCAATAGATGAAAAGGAAAAAAAGAATCAAAAAGATAAGCAAATAGAAAATAATTCTCAGAATAGTCAGGAAGTTTCTACGTCATTCAACATTAGCGTATAA
- a CDS encoding outer membrane beta-barrel protein — protein sequence MNIKTSILAALVVAIVPAAVQAQETNGYKNYQVACESGANCSDFNVDYQQPERNSDIAQYGSRRTRRTRRTLNSQLKKTYVRGNLGVFLPGGSANTGFGGGGLLGYNISEKIAAELEIFDYFGGTDVDNLDYNYLGIVANGVYKYPFGTDPKSPYAFGGAGIGIGITNLSGDVADAVDALGGDTSGTGFLFQGKLGAGYPITDKIDAIGQVRYVNTSTDYAVGGISATDDAFSLDLGATYNF from the coding sequence ATGAATATTAAAACTAGTATTTTGGCAGCCCTGGTTGTAGCGATAGTTCCCGCAGCAGTACAAGCACAAGAAACTAACGGCTATAAAAACTATCAGGTAGCCTGTGAATCTGGTGCTAACTGTAGCGATTTCAATGTGGATTATCAACAGCCTGAGCGCAATAGCGACATTGCTCAGTATGGAAGCAGAAGAACTCGTCGCACTCGCCGTACTCTTAATAGTCAGTTGAAAAAGACTTATGTGAGAGGAAATCTTGGAGTATTCCTTCCTGGTGGTAGTGCAAACACAGGTTTTGGTGGAGGCGGTTTGCTTGGCTATAATATTAGCGAGAAAATAGCAGCAGAATTAGAAATTTTCGACTATTTTGGTGGCACGGATGTAGATAATCTAGACTATAACTATCTAGGCATTGTTGCCAATGGTGTGTATAAATATCCTTTTGGTACCGATCCAAAAAGTCCCTATGCTTTTGGCGGTGCGGGCATAGGTATTGGTATTACCAATCTTAGTGGAGACGTTGCCGATGCGGTTGACGCTTTAGGTGGTGACACCAGCGGAACAGGCTTTTTGTTTCAAGGTAAACTTGGCGCAGGCTATCCTATTACAGATAAGATCGATGCTATTGGTCAAGTGCGGTATGTTAATACATCCACCGACTATGCAGTAGGTGGTATAAGTGCTACTGATGATGCCTTTTCTCTCGATCTAGGAGCAACATATAATTTCTAG
- a CDS encoding DUF4079 domain-containing protein translates to MDLPSFIWLWKIAAWAMGGAIAFYFLLLFSGTWMFYGRTTRIGRPAWLRNAHFVSGIIIVFLVFLLLAIGIVGTVGYYGSLGHSSHLWAGLFVVGLICLSAWSANQIDVGNSWARSLHITTNAILFIGLVYVSWTGWDVVQKYL, encoded by the coding sequence TTGGATTTACCATCTTTTATCTGGCTGTGGAAAATTGCTGCTTGGGCAATGGGAGGCGCGATCGCTTTTTACTTTCTGCTTCTCTTTTCAGGAACTTGGATGTTTTATGGACGTACCACGAGAATCGGTCGTCCTGCTTGGCTGAGAAATGCACATTTTGTTAGCGGAATTATCATTGTCTTTCTCGTTTTTTTATTACTGGCGATTGGTATAGTTGGTACAGTAGGCTACTATGGCAGTCTTGGACATTCTTCTCATTTATGGGCAGGATTGTTTGTAGTCGGGCTAATTTGTCTGTCTGCCTGGAGTGCCAACCAAATTGATGTTGGTAATAGCTGGGCGCGATCGCTCCACATTACTACTAATGCTATTCTGTTTATTGGGTTGGTTTATGTTTCTTGGACAGGCTGGGACGTAGTGCAGAAATATTTATAA
- a CDS encoding photosystem II high light acclimation radical SAM protein translates to MTQRILYVRLPCNPIFPIGVVYLADHVHKLFPQVQQKIFDLGTVPPLDFDNALDKCIDEFKPSLLVFSWRDIQIYAPVGGRGGNPLQNAFEFYYAKNPLIKLRGALGGLKVATAYYGELWRNVGLVKRGLKRARKHTPQARTIVGGGAVSVFYEQLKQDLPKGTIVSVGEGEQLLEKILGDREFRDERCYVVGENKIRERLIHEWPTPIEKSACNYDYIATIWSEFAYYLQENDFYIGVQTKRGCPHNCCYCVYTVVEGKQVRINPADEVVKEMRQLYERGIRNFWFTDAQFIPAKKYIPDAIELLQKIVDSGMEDIHWAAYIRADNVTPELADLMVKTGMNYFEIGITSGSQELVRKMRMGYNLRTVLQNCRDLKAAGFNDLVSVNYSFNVIDETLETIKQTVAYHRELEAIFGADKVEPAIFFIGLQPHTHLEEYAFEKNILKPGYNPMSLMPWTAKKLLWNPEPLGSFFGEVCLQAWKQNPNDFGREVMQILENKLGKAPLEEALTAPVKSDRPKITVAV, encoded by the coding sequence ATGACTCAGCGGATTCTCTATGTTCGTCTTCCCTGTAACCCAATTTTTCCAATTGGTGTAGTATATTTAGCCGATCACGTTCATAAGCTGTTTCCTCAAGTTCAGCAGAAAATATTTGATTTGGGTACAGTTCCTCCCTTAGATTTTGATAATGCCTTGGACAAATGTATTGATGAATTTAAACCATCATTGTTGGTCTTTTCTTGGCGAGATATCCAGATTTATGCACCAGTAGGGGGAAGAGGCGGAAATCCCTTACAAAACGCCTTTGAATTTTACTATGCCAAAAATCCTCTAATTAAACTTAGAGGGGCGTTAGGTGGTTTAAAAGTAGCTACTGCTTATTATGGAGAACTATGGCGAAACGTAGGTTTAGTTAAACGGGGACTAAAAAGGGCAAGAAAACATACCCCACAAGCCCGTACTATTGTTGGAGGCGGTGCAGTAAGCGTATTTTACGAGCAGCTAAAACAAGATTTGCCCAAGGGAACAATTGTTTCTGTTGGAGAAGGAGAACAGTTACTAGAGAAAATTCTAGGCGATCGCGAATTTCGTGACGAACGCTGTTATGTGGTAGGAGAAAATAAGATTAGGGAAAGGCTAATTCATGAATGGCCCACCCCCATTGAAAAAAGTGCCTGTAACTACGACTACATTGCCACTATTTGGTCTGAATTTGCTTATTATCTCCAAGAAAATGATTTTTACATTGGAGTGCAAACTAAAAGAGGTTGCCCTCATAATTGCTGCTACTGTGTCTACACAGTGGTAGAAGGTAAACAGGTAAGAATCAATCCTGCTGATGAAGTAGTCAAAGAAATGCGCCAGCTTTATGAGCGAGGGATTCGCAATTTTTGGTTTACAGACGCTCAGTTTATTCCTGCCAAAAAATATATTCCTGATGCCATTGAACTACTCCAAAAAATAGTTGATTCTGGTATGGAAGACATTCATTGGGCAGCATATATCAGGGCAGACAATGTAACTCCTGAACTAGCCGATTTGATGGTTAAAACAGGAATGAATTACTTTGAGATTGGTATTACCAGCGGTTCGCAAGAACTAGTACGTAAGATGCGAATGGGCTATAATCTACGGACTGTTTTACAAAACTGTCGAGATCTCAAAGCAGCAGGCTTTAATGATTTAGTTTCGGTTAACTATTCTTTTAACGTTATCGATGAAACCCTGGAAACAATTAAGCAAACTGTTGCCTATCATCGAGAGTTAGAAGCAATTTTTGGTGCAGATAAAGTAGAGCCTGCAATTTTCTTTATTGGTTTACAACCCCATACTCATTTAGAGGAATATGCCTTTGAGAAAAATATTCTTAAGCCTGGATATAATCCTATGAGCTTGATGCCTTGGACAGCCAAAAAATTGCTTTGGAATCCTGAACCATTGGGTTCTTTCTTTGGTGAAGTATGTCTTCAAGCCTGGAAGCAAAACCCTAACGACTTTGGTAGAGAAGTGATGCAAATCTTAGAAAATAAGTTAGGTAAAGCTCCTCTAGAAGAAGCGTTGACTGCTCCTGTAAAATCAGATCGGCCAAAGATCACTGTTGCTGTTTAA
- a CDS encoding DICT sensory domain-containing protein gives MLEGSILQRLDEAHRHGKRPLNLGVYYKNTLVALCHALEDFILDSNNPPLMVTAFQRGKWYLEEADRYNDLADKSNHVVIMATPDAGFDSHPTSKKENVSLVDLKPEDPVAEEWHLMILSPTYTAMVLCQELSDADYGNNKPQKDLERKFYGFWTFEPKLVRETVELAIDHIRGYDPKLAEIMTTKVAKMTAESGTRQRDDLDAVVSQVVKYLQDSKKTLHQPQGSSFQGFKDLDENIVSNEMQAFLRMAQLLDTTDVSNPMAASEVATMAEAMSQLLDLPAWQAKRLYLSALLHRVGLPEVTKSRNRQSQAQAETLDHSEFLPKASVLRVMPQLEAISKILIHQREAWDGSGIPTGIAYDAIPVESRILCLLADFQQKMKAYKQYSLDKNPAAKALEDCHTLAGKRYDPKLLDALSLLVMGMQQGMTLETYRPKIATGMWLVDSENARKNKTRSS, from the coding sequence ATGCTGGAAGGTTCAATATTACAAAGATTAGACGAAGCTCATCGTCACGGTAAACGACCTTTGAACTTGGGAGTTTATTACAAAAACACTTTAGTTGCTCTATGTCATGCGCTAGAGGACTTCATTTTGGATTCAAATAACCCACCTCTGATGGTAACAGCTTTTCAGCGTGGTAAATGGTATTTAGAAGAAGCCGATCGCTACAATGATCTGGCAGACAAATCAAATCATGTAGTCATAATGGCAACTCCCGACGCTGGGTTTGATAGCCATCCTACTAGCAAGAAAGAAAATGTATCCCTAGTCGATCTCAAGCCAGAAGACCCTGTTGCCGAAGAGTGGCATTTGATGATTCTTTCCCCTACTTACACAGCTATGGTGTTGTGTCAAGAACTGTCGGATGCTGATTATGGTAATAACAAACCCCAAAAAGATTTAGAGCGAAAATTCTATGGCTTTTGGACGTTTGAACCGAAGTTAGTGCGCGAAACAGTCGAATTAGCTATCGATCATATAAGAGGCTACGATCCAAAATTGGCTGAAATAATGACAACCAAAGTAGCTAAAATGACTGCTGAGTCGGGTACAAGACAAAGAGATGACTTAGATGCAGTGGTGTCTCAAGTAGTCAAGTATCTGCAGGACTCCAAAAAAACTCTCCATCAACCACAAGGTTCTAGTTTCCAAGGTTTTAAAGATTTGGATGAAAATATTGTGTCTAACGAGATGCAGGCTTTTCTCCGCATGGCACAGTTGTTAGATACTACTGACGTTAGTAATCCCATGGCTGCATCTGAAGTGGCAACAATGGCTGAAGCAATGTCACAATTATTAGATCTTCCTGCGTGGCAGGCAAAACGGCTTTATCTATCGGCATTATTGCACCGCGTTGGGCTACCTGAGGTCACAAAAAGCCGTAACAGACAGTCTCAAGCACAAGCAGAAACTTTAGATCATAGTGAGTTTTTGCCTAAAGCTTCTGTTTTACGAGTTATGCCCCAATTAGAGGCAATATCAAAAATACTTATCCACCAAAGAGAAGCCTGGGATGGTTCGGGAATTCCTACAGGGATAGCTTATGATGCTATTCCTGTAGAATCGAGAATCTTGTGTTTGCTGGCAGACTTTCAGCAAAAAATGAAGGCATACAAGCAATATTCTTTGGATAAAAATCCGGCTGCTAAAGCTTTGGAAGATTGTCATACCTTAGCAGGTAAAAGATACGATCCTAAACTATTAGATGCTTTATCACTTTTAGTTATGGGTATGCAGCAGGGTATGACTCTTGAGACTTATCGACCTAAAATTGCTACTGGAATGTGGTTAGTAGATTCTGAAAATGCTCGTAAAAATAAGACAAGATCTTCTTGA
- a CDS encoding pentapeptide repeat-containing protein, whose translation MTVEQIRTGQQKHFPGIDLEDEELDNCQLEKINLAGANLVGVDFSHSNLKGARLDGANLLGANFKLADLRANLLGANLMQADLSNADLRGSNLRGANLMGAKLSQASLSGAFLSGANLTGVNLKGVDLRGADLRGVNLNSANLKGANLSQADLQGANLSDTNLEEADLRGANLAGADLSGANLLCAELEGSNLNGANLERACMLGTDFSKNKT comes from the coding sequence ATGACCGTAGAACAAATTCGCACAGGACAACAAAAGCACTTTCCTGGTATAGATTTAGAAGATGAAGAGTTAGATAATTGTCAACTAGAAAAAATTAACTTGGCTGGGGCAAATTTAGTCGGAGTCGATTTCTCTCACTCTAATCTCAAAGGAGCAAGATTGGATGGAGCAAATCTTCTAGGAGCTAATTTTAAGCTAGCAGATCTTCGAGCAAATCTTTTGGGTGCTAATTTAATGCAGGCCGATCTTAGTAATGCGGATTTACGCGGTAGTAATCTACGGGGAGCAAACTTAATGGGGGCAAAATTGTCTCAAGCTTCTCTTTCTGGAGCATTTTTGAGTGGAGCCAATTTAACTGGAGTTAATTTAAAAGGGGTGGATTTACGCGGTGCAGATTTGCGAGGAGTAAACCTCAATAGTGCTAATCTCAAAGGCGCAAACTTGTCTCAAGCTGATTTGCAGGGGGCAAACCTCAGCGATACAAACTTAGAAGAAGCTGATTTAAGAGGCGCAAACTTGGCTGGTGCAGATTTATCGGGGGCTAATCTACTTTGTGCTGAATTAGAAGGTAGTAATTTAAATGGTGCTAACCTAGAGCGAGCCTGTATGTTGGGTACTGATTTCTCAAAAAATAAAACTTGA
- the gloB gene encoding hydroxyacylglutathione hydrolase yields MEIKRIPALADNYIFVLYDPLQKTAAVVDPAVADPVLDYLATIDAQLIAIFNTHHHWDHVGGNNKLIKHFPDLCVYGGAEDKGRIPHQQIFLKEGDTVEFASKTGQVFFVPGHTSGHIAYYFPPTTPAETGELFCGDTIFAGGCGRLFEGTAAQMVDSIGKLRQLPDNTRVWCAHEYTLNNLKFALSVDRDNLNLHSRYQEVQQARSQGIATVPSLLGVEKQTNPFLRWDEETLQTTAKMKEPAKVFGRIRGMKDQF; encoded by the coding sequence ATGGAAATTAAGCGTATTCCTGCTTTAGCAGATAACTATATCTTTGTTTTGTACGATCCTTTGCAAAAAACCGCTGCGGTAGTAGATCCCGCAGTAGCCGATCCTGTATTGGACTATTTAGCAACCATTGATGCTCAATTAATCGCTATTTTCAATACCCATCATCATTGGGATCATGTGGGTGGCAACAATAAATTGATTAAACATTTCCCCGATCTTTGTGTTTATGGTGGTGCTGAGGATAAAGGTAGAATTCCCCACCAGCAGATATTTCTAAAAGAGGGAGATACGGTCGAATTTGCTAGCAAAACAGGTCAAGTATTTTTCGTGCCTGGTCATACTTCTGGTCATATCGCCTATTACTTTCCGCCTACAACCCCAGCAGAAACAGGAGAATTATTCTGTGGTGATACAATTTTTGCAGGTGGATGTGGCAGGTTGTTTGAAGGTACTGCCGCTCAAATGGTTGATTCTATTGGTAAATTGCGCCAGCTTCCTGATAATACTCGCGTGTGGTGCGCTCATGAATACACTCTCAATAATTTAAAATTTGCTCTAAGCGTAGATCGAGATAATTTAAATTTACACAGCAGATATCAAGAGGTACAACAGGCTCGTAGCCAAGGAATCGCTACTGTTCCATCCTTATTGGGTGTAGAAAAGCAAACCAATCCTTTTTTACGTTGGGATGAAGAAACTTTACAAACTACTGCCAAAATGAAAGAACCAGCAAAAGTATTTGGTCGTATTCGGGGCATGAAAGATCAATTTTAA
- a CDS encoding GNAT family N-acetyltransferase, with protein MTSDFKIRQAVANDVSDIFSLIQALAEYEKLAHQVTGTAKELRSDLFGSPVNAEAIVAECEHKIVGFALFFANYSTFLTKPGIYLEDLFVLPDYRRRGMAKAMLSYLGKLAVERDAGRLEWNVLDWNQSAIAFYESMGAKVLPDWRTCRVSDSALHKLAKISD; from the coding sequence ATGACTTCAGATTTTAAAATTCGTCAGGCTGTTGCTAACGATGTATCAGATATTTTTAGCTTGATTCAAGCATTAGCCGAATATGAGAAACTAGCACATCAAGTAACAGGGACAGCTAAAGAATTACGGTCAGACTTATTTGGCAGTCCAGTTAATGCTGAGGCTATTGTAGCTGAGTGCGAACATAAAATAGTCGGCTTTGCTCTGTTTTTCGCTAATTATTCGACGTTTTTAACCAAACCAGGCATTTACCTTGAAGACTTGTTCGTGTTACCAGACTATCGTCGTCGCGGAATGGCAAAGGCGATGTTGTCGTATTTAGGTAAGTTGGCGGTAGAAAGAGATGCAGGGCGACTGGAGTGGAATGTTTTAGACTGGAATCAAAGTGCGATCGCTTTTTATGAAAGTATGGGAGCAAAAGTATTACCCGACTGGCGTACTTGTCGCGTTAGCGATAGTGCTTTGCACAAACTAGCAAAAATCAGCGATTAA
- a CDS encoding ABC transporter ATP-binding protein gives MFNNSTNKFLFDLAKKKPIYFFTSFFLSIISGLLNIIGTVCLIPILFIILDSKQQNNQINQSNIFDNFFASFSSLTGEYKLEVILVLMFVVIVLKNCATYLNYIVNIKHTRYLVYQMKSKGYNLLSRVNLNYYQNNKTGDILFKLNREIDKTAIAIKSCQNILIISTIIIILTIFLLFISWQLTFICIFLLGLIALINQFIVTIAQKAATILSQKSKTYSRKSIEFLTGIRSIKTIGNETREYQSITRLIKDKDRAQLNTLAASAIISPINEILGMIMIAALLIIFPYLYNQSIHNLALIFLTYLVVLCRLLPFFCQLNNARTQFYNSIASAEIVANFLKETDKPMLKSGTIKFIELSSGIEFQKVTFAYPNHAQIILEKVDLWIPQGQTIALVGSSEIGKLIITELLPRFHEPIDGQILIDGKNIAEYDITSLRKAIAIVNSNTFLFNNSLAYNITYGLKNISELDIINAVKKANFYEFVSQLPDGLNTEIGVNGVLLTEGQKQRLAIARAILHDAKILIIDESSLEIDIFEDFLVQETIKELCRDRTTLIIAQRLTTIQQADQIIVLNKGRVIEVGTHAELLRQEDFYNRWYLMQFKTNNQSRQLKLAQKIAKKLAHQTQGNLSTEIRQNFDSLLNYMQLFNEEISQDDLEEKILDESYQSAKDMLASLKEYERKISRDPDHPNL, from the coding sequence ATGTTTAACAACTCAACTAATAAATTTTTATTTGATCTAGCCAAAAAAAAGCCTATTTATTTTTTTACATCATTTTTTCTAAGTATAATTAGTGGTTTATTGAATATAATAGGAACTGTTTGCTTGATTCCTATACTATTTATTATCTTAGACAGCAAACAGCAAAACAATCAAATTAATCAATCAAATATATTTGACAATTTTTTTGCTTCATTTAGTAGTTTAACAGGAGAATATAAATTAGAAGTTATTCTTGTTTTGATGTTTGTAGTAATTGTTTTGAAAAATTGCGCCACTTATTTAAATTATATAGTAAATATTAAACACACTAGGTATTTAGTCTATCAAATGAAAAGTAAAGGCTATAATTTGCTTTCTAGAGTGAATTTAAATTACTATCAAAATAATAAGACAGGAGATATATTATTTAAGTTAAATCGAGAGATAGACAAAACGGCGATCGCCATCAAAAGCTGTCAAAATATATTAATTATTTCAACTATTATTATTATTCTGACTATTTTCCTTCTATTTATATCTTGGCAATTAACTTTTATCTGTATATTTCTTTTAGGGTTAATTGCTCTAATCAATCAATTTATTGTTACCATCGCTCAAAAAGCAGCAACAATACTATCTCAAAAGTCTAAAACTTATAGTCGCAAATCGATAGAATTTTTAACAGGGATTCGCTCTATTAAAACTATTGGTAATGAAACTAGAGAATATCAATCGATAACTCGACTAATTAAGGACAAAGATCGGGCGCAATTAAATACTTTAGCAGCCTCAGCAATAATCAGCCCTATAAACGAAATTCTAGGTATGATAATGATTGCAGCCCTACTAATTATATTCCCCTACTTATATAACCAATCAATCCACAACCTAGCATTAATTTTCTTAACTTATTTAGTAGTTTTATGCAGGTTGTTACCTTTTTTTTGTCAACTAAATAATGCTCGTACTCAATTTTATAATAGTATTGCTAGCGCAGAAATAGTTGCCAATTTCTTAAAGGAAACTGATAAGCCTATGCTTAAATCAGGAACGATTAAGTTTATAGAATTAAGTTCTGGTATAGAGTTTCAAAAAGTGACTTTTGCTTATCCTAATCACGCGCAAATAATTCTTGAGAAAGTTGATTTGTGGATTCCTCAAGGGCAGACGATCGCTTTAGTTGGTTCGTCTGAAATAGGTAAATTAATAATTACCGAACTATTACCAAGATTTCATGAGCCAATAGATGGTCAAATTTTAATAGATGGTAAAAATATTGCTGAATATGATATTACAAGCTTGAGAAAAGCGATCGCCATAGTTAATAGTAATACATTTCTGTTTAATAATTCTCTGGCATATAATATTACCTACGGATTAAAAAATATTAGCGAATTAGACATTATTAATGCTGTTAAAAAAGCAAATTTTTATGAATTTGTTAGTCAATTACCAGATGGCTTAAATACAGAAATTGGAGTAAACGGTGTCTTACTTACTGAAGGACAAAAACAAAGATTGGCGATCGCTAGAGCTATATTACATGATGCCAAAATTTTAATTATTGATGAATCTAGCCTGGAAATAGATATTTTTGAAGATTTCTTAGTTCAAGAAACAATCAAAGAGTTATGTCGCGATCGCACAACCTTAATTATCGCTCAAAGGTTGACTACTATTCAACAAGCCGATCAAATAATTGTCTTAAATAAAGGTCGAGTAATTGAAGTTGGTACTCATGCAGAATTACTTCGTCAGGAAGATTTTTATAATCGTTGGTATTTAATGCAGTTCAAAACCAATAATCAGTCTCGTCAACTAAAATTGGCTCAAAAAATTGCTAAAAAATTAGCTCATCAAACTCAGGGTAATCTTTCTACTGAAATTCGTCAGAATTTTGATTCACTTCTAAACTATATGCAGTTGTTCAACGAAGAAATTTCTCAAGATGATTTAGAAGAAAAAATTTTGGATGAATCATATCAATCGGCTAAAGATATGTTAGCTAGTCTCAAAGAATATGAACGTAAAATTTCTCGTGACCCCGATCATCCAAATTTATAA